TTCTTTTCAAGAACTGCTACCAATTCAGTAACTGATCCAGTTGGAGTTGGAACGCGTTGTGCAGATCCGTCAAGTTTACCGTTCAATTCTGGGATTACAAGACCGATAGCTTTTGCAGCACCAGTTGAGTTAGGAACGATGTTTGCAGCACCAGCGCGAGCACGGCGAAGGTCACCACCACGGTGTGGTCCGTCAAGGATCATTTGGTCACCAGTGTAAGCGTGGATAGTAGTCATCAATCCTTCAACAACACCAAAGTTATCTTGAAGAGCTTTAGCCATAGGAGCCAAGCAGTTTGTAGTACATGAAGCACCTGAGATAACAGTTTCAGTACCGTCAAGAACGTCGTGGTTAGTGTTGAATACAACTGTTTTAACGTCGTTTCCACCAGGAGCAGTGATAACAACTTTTTTAGCTCCACCAGCGTGCAAGTGTTTTTCAGCAGCTGCTTTCTTAGCAAAGAAACCAGTAGCTTCAAGAACGATTTCTACACCGTCGTTAGCCCAGTCGATTTGTTCTGGATCACGTTCAGCAGAAACTTTGATGAATTTACCGTTAACTTCAAATCCACCTTCTTTAACTTCAACAGTACCGTCGAAACGACCTTGAGTTGTGTCGTATTTCAACAAGTGTGCAAGCATAACTGGATCTGTAAGGTCGTTGATACGAGTAACTTCAACACCTTCTACGTTTTGGATACGACGGAAAGCAAGACGACCGATACGTCCGAAACCGTTAATACCAACTTTAACTACCATTAGTGATTTCCTCCTTATGAAAATCATGAAATTTTTATTGTGAAAAGAGTAACTTGAATCACTACAAATCACCTTTCAACAAACCTATTATATAACTATTTAAGTTTAATTGCAAGTACGGGCATTGTTTTTCTATGTTTGTTTCTTTTTTAAACTGTAAATCAAGAACTCCCTTACTATTCATATCGTAGCGATTCTACAGGATCCATTTTACTAATTTTACGTGCTGGGAAGTAGGCTGAGACATAACCAAGCAAGAGAGCGAAAGCGAGGGTTCCTAAAACAGATAACAAATTTAATTCAAAAACCTTAGTGATGGATGGGTAAAAGTGATTTACAATCGCATTCGCCAAACTTCCCACCCCTTGTGCGACCAAAAAGGCCAGCAGCAAGGCGATTCCTACAATCCAGATAGCCTCGTAAATAAAAATTCCTTTGACATCACGATTTTGATAACCAACTGCCTTCATGACACCTATTTCCTTAGAACGTTGCATGATATTGATGTAAATAATGATACCAATCATGACCGCTGCTACCACAATAGCTTGTGATGAAAGTACAATCAATAATCCCTGAATGACACGAATAAAGGTAATCACAATATCAAGAACCTTCTGTTGAGAAAGCACAGTATACTTCTTATTTTTCTGTAGTTCTTCTGTTACCACTTTTGTCTGTGATGGATCTTTGAGTTCCAAGATAAAATAAGATACAGCTTTTGTAAATCCAGCTTCTTTCAAAATCGTTTCCATTTGATGAGCCGACATGAAACTGTTGCTGTCCTCCATGTCATCTTCATCATTGATTACACGTACAATCTTCGTTTGAAATTGAGCAGTCTTGCTAGCTTCGGAAGCATTTTCTACAATACTTGCTGAGACTGATTTGCCAATAAGATCAGTAGCTGTCAGATTGTTTCCTGTCTGTTCATTCCAATTTTTTAGTAAGCTGATTGGAATCGTTAATCCCTGTTCATTTGTATCAGTATAGAGGGATCCAGCCAACACTTTGTCCGTCTCATTACTACTAACAGAGATACTTGTATCCTCATAGAGACTCACTACTTGAGCATAAGAAGGCATAGTTTGACTCAGATCCATTTCTTGCCCATCTATAGTAATATTTGACATGGTCATCCCAAAAGGACTCTCCAAATATTTAATAACTTCTTTTCCAACTGTATCCGTGATATAGTTCTTATCATCTTGGTTCAAAAAGCCTCGTCCAACATTTTTTGTGTTTAAAGCAATCTGAACTTGAGAAGGAATTTGACCTCCATTCGTATTTTCATCAATCATCGAAATCAATGCATTTCCCAAGCCGAAAGAAATTAAGACTCCTACAAAACCGATTGAGGTTGCTAGCGCAATCAATAGGTTACGCCACTTTCTTTCCAGAAAGTTATTTAAAGAAAGTTTGAATTTATTTTTCAATGATAATCCTTTATTTTTTGACTTCTTCAACGACTTCACCATCCTTCATTTTGATAATCACATCTGCATATTCAGCAACCTCTGGATTATGGGTTACAATCAGTACTGTTTTCCCTGTTTGGGCTAAATTTTTAAATACTTCCAATACCATTTCTTGGGATTGAGAATCCAGCGAACCCGTTGGCTCGTCTGCTACAATCATATCAGGCTGATTTACCAGTGCACGCGCGATTGCTACGCGTTGCTTTTGCCCGCCAGAAAGCTGTTTAACATTTTTAGCTATAAAAGGTTCCATGCCCAAGTTACTTAATTGCTCCTTTGCAATCATTGTCATCTCCCTGTCAGATAAATCTTTGACATAGAGAGGGAGCTTGACATTGTCCAAGACAGACTGATGAGGAATGAGGTTAAAGTTTTGAAACACAAATCCAATCTTATCTTTACGAAATTGAGTTAGTTCAATCTCTGATAAGTCACGGAGGGATCCCCCTTTAAATTCTAAAACTCCTTCATATTGTCTATCTAGACCACTGATAATGTTTAGCAAGCTAGTTTTGCCACAGCCTGACGGACCGTAAATCGCTGTAATTTTACCTTTTGCAATCTGCAGGTTAATATTTCTTAGAGCCTGCTCTTGATGTTTACCGTCCAAAGTGTAAAACTTTGAAATATTTTTAATGGATAAAATAGACATTCTTTCCCCCTTGTTTAAAACCGTTATCGTCATACATCCTACTTATAGAAAATCCTTCAAGCTACTTCAGCACTGATTTACCCTATGGGGCTACTAC
Above is a genomic segment from Streptococcus sp. SN-1 containing:
- the gap gene encoding type I glyceraldehyde-3-phosphate dehydrogenase — protein: MVVKVGINGFGRIGRLAFRRIQNVEGVEVTRINDLTDPVMLAHLLKYDTTQGRFDGTVEVKEGGFEVNGKFIKVSAERDPEQIDWANDGVEIVLEATGFFAKKAAAEKHLHAGGAKKVVITAPGGNDVKTVVFNTNHDVLDGTETVISGASCTTNCLAPMAKALQDNFGVVEGLMTTIHAYTGDQMILDGPHRGGDLRRARAGAANIVPNSTGAAKAIGLVIPELNGKLDGSAQRVPTPTGSVTELVAVLEKNVTVDEVNAAMKAASNESYGYTEDPIVSSDIVGMSYGSLFDATQTKVLDVDGKQLVKVVSWYDNEMSYTAQLVRTLEYFAKIAK
- a CDS encoding ABC transporter permease; translated protein: MVKSLKKSKNKGLSLKNKFKLSLNNFLERKWRNLLIALATSIGFVGVLISFGLGNALISMIDENTNGGQIPSQVQIALNTKNVGRGFLNQDDKNYITDTVGKEVIKYLESPFGMTMSNITIDGQEMDLSQTMPSYAQVVSLYEDTSISVSSNETDKVLAGSLYTDTNEQGLTIPISLLKNWNEQTGNNLTATDLIGKSVSASIVENASEASKTAQFQTKIVRVINDEDDMEDSNSFMSAHQMETILKEAGFTKAVSYFILELKDPSQTKVVTEELQKNKKYTVLSQQKVLDIVITFIRVIQGLLIVLSSQAIVVAAVMIGIIIYINIMQRSKEIGVMKAVGYQNRDVKGIFIYEAIWIVGIALLLAFLVAQGVGSLANAIVNHFYPSITKVFELNLLSVLGTLAFALLLGYVSAYFPARKISKMDPVESLRYE
- a CDS encoding ABC transporter ATP-binding protein; the encoded protein is MSILSIKNISKFYTLDGKHQEQALRNINLQIAKGKITAIYGPSGCGKTSLLNIISGLDRQYEGVLEFKGGSLRDLSEIELTQFRKDKIGFVFQNFNLIPHQSVLDNVKLPLYVKDLSDREMTMIAKEQLSNLGMEPFIAKNVKQLSGGQKQRVAIARALVNQPDMIVADEPTGSLDSQSQEMVLEVFKNLAQTGKTVLIVTHNPEVAEYADVIIKMKDGEVVEEVKK